A part of Miscanthus floridulus cultivar M001 chromosome 6, ASM1932011v1, whole genome shotgun sequence genomic DNA contains:
- the LOC136461928 gene encoding LOW QUALITY PROTEIN: protein NCA1-like (The sequence of the model RefSeq protein was modified relative to this genomic sequence to represent the inferred CDS: deleted 1 base in 1 codon), with protein MSSLCPFAGATTGGGVCPVKSDKSNAGVCPAKSDKSISGVCPVTGKDHGSELKESSDHGEEKGTDPRMVPAKCPFGYDSNTFKLGPLSCIVCQALLHESSKCKPCAHKFCKACISRFKDCPLCGADIEGIEPDGELQALVDRFIDGHARIKRSHATGDAEAAGGKNKVIYEDVSMERGAFLVQQAMRAFRAQNIESAKSRLTMCADDIREELKSSEANLDLCSQLGAVLGMLGDCCRTLGDVPSAITYYEESAEFLSKPPAKDLELVHTLSVSLNKIGDLRYYDGDLQSARNYYARSLEVRRNAVKEHSAVASQVIDLATSLAKVADVDRNLGNESASVEGFEEAIQCLEKLKLDSEQTSLEQRRLSVLDFLHNQLADK; from the exons ATGAGCTCGCTCTGCCCTTTCGCGGGAGCCACCACTGGTGGTGGCGTATGCCCTGTGAAATCTGATAAGAGCAACGCTGGGGTGTGCCCTGCAAAATCTGACAAGAGCATCAGTGGTGTATGCCCTGTCACTGGAAAGGATCATGGTAGCGAGCTCAAGGAGAGTAGTGATCATGGTGAAGAAAAGGGCACTGATCCTCGTATGGTGCCAGCAAAATGCCCATTTGGCTATGACTCCAACACGTTCAAGCTGGGTCCGCTCAGCTGCATTGTCTGCCAGGCACTGCTCCATGAAAGTAGCAAATGCAAGCCGTGTGCCCATAAATTCTGCAA GGCATGTATATCACGCTTTAAAGACTGCCCACTATGTGGTGCTGATATAGAGGGTATTGAGCCTGATGGCGAGCTTCAAGCTCTTGTTGACCGCTTCATTGATGGCCATGCCAGAATCAAGCGATCACATGCTACAGGGGATGCAGAAGCAGCAGGTGGCAAGAATAAAGTCATATATGAGGATGTCTCCATGGAGAGAGGAGCTTTTCTGGTGCAGCAAGCTATGAGG GCTTTTCGGGCCCAGAACATTGAAAGTGCAAAATCAAGGCTTACTATGTGTGCGGATGACATCAGGGAGGAGTTGAAATCTTCAGAAGCTAACCTAGACCTATGTTCACAGCTTGGAGCTGTATTAGGAATGCTTGGGGACTGCTG TCGGACCTTGGGAGATGTTCCCTCAGCAATCACTTACTATGAAGAAAGTGCTGAGTTCCTCTCGAAACCCCCTGCAAAAGATCTTGAG CTGGTTCATACTCTCTCTGTTTCACTAAATAAAATTGGTGATCTTCGCTACTATGATGGCGATCTCCAATCTGCAAGAAACTACTATGCCCGTTCATTGGAA GTTCGCAGAAATGCAGTAAAAGAACACTCTGCAGTGGCTTCTCAG GTCATTGATCTAGCAACTTCTCTTGCCAAAGTCGCGGATGTGGATAGAAATCTTGGGAATGAAAGTGCATCAGTTGAGGGTTTTGAGGAAGCAATTCAATGCCTTGAGAAGTTGAAGCTGGATTCTGAACAAACTAGCCTGGAACAGCGG CGCCTCTCGGTTCTTGACTTCCTACACAACCAACTGGCAGATAAATAA
- the LOC136460394 gene encoding uncharacterized protein, which produces MDRSWIRATRFSDKFTDGVDQFMSYVRDRFNADDVILCPCRHCLNQSSLSQKDVHNHVYLYGWSATYTRWVHHGEAFDAEIIEIAEDADEPDHLGDVVNEDEADNEDDLGTVEMLADLYTAVEEDGEQPMFVKVLEDAKRALCPGSIHSRFSFLVRLLHIKSFYRISNIAISVILKLLARSFPNSCLPDSYDKAKTYLKELGLGYELIHVCDNNCVLFRKNLAKANICPKCKESRWVDVDGAKRVPKKVLRYFPLIPRLKRMFANKATSEETRWHKEKRVAVENEMTHPADGEAWKDFDDMYPSFTEDARNLRLSLATDGFNPFGNMNTSYSMWPVLVKVYNLPPWSCTDASNCIMALLILRPKSLGKDFDEGVRTYDALTGLKFDLRAAVLWCIHDYPALGVLSGRITKGYYACIYCNRDPLSRSLRKKICYIGHRRYLPKTHKWRRSLAFDGHRENQIEPAKLTVDETLEALEKVKDVSPGKPEGSKKRKRGQKDQEPKLFSRKSTLWKLPYWKHLKLPHNLDVMYIEKNICDALLGIILHLDGKNKDTVNARLDLQDMGIRPELHLEQEDGDSVSMLAAWYAMEKEERTAFCGFMKSIRFPYGYASNLTRCISADGSKVQGLKTHDCHILLQRILPTGLRGLVHKDIYEAVAELGKFFRELCSRKLKVDVVKRLKAEIPVILCKLEKIFPPAFFDVMVHLAVHLPDEALLRGPVQYGWMYPIERQLGTLKGYMRNRARPEGSIAEAYIANEALTFCSRYMEDVVTRFNRDDDKWDPPNGDLSVFQHGVKLLGANRETYLENKEFDKLCWYVLNNCDEVEPYLSKFREESEKEGGHDIESRLEKEFPAWFRSHIKMLWKDNREEVSEGLYAISCRPDLRVRLWSSCSVNGVRYNTIDHERQRQTQNSGVLAEGTHNGVSTEFYGQLKEIVQLSYNSNLQMIRTVVLFRCEWFSQDGKARNIRDDGHFRSINIERFWYKSDPFILASQSTKVFYVQDTQFGDNWRVVQKFEHRSMYDVNEIEVSTVHQDETRSDNELEVQDDQDDGTDEPTPVQRRVDGQKSSVVGNLQALINRREEDMAENSDEDDDYVDDTILEYCSDNDRDPMECNDDD; this is translated from the exons ATGGACAGGTCATGGATTCGTGCTACTCGGTTCAGTGATAAGTTCACAGACGGCGTTGATCAATTTATGTCATATGTTCGGGATAGATTCAATGCAGATGATGTTATACTTTGCCCCTGTCGCCATTGTCTGAATCAGTCTTCGCTGAGTCAGAAAGATGTGCATAACCATGTGTACCTCTATGGATGGTCAGCTACATATACTcggtgggtacaccatggagaagcTTTTGATGCTGAGATTATTGAAATTGCAGAGGATGCAGATGAGCCTGATCATCTAGGTGATGTGGTCAATGAGGATGAGGCTGACAATGAAGATGATCTGGGTACTGTAGAGATGCTTGCAGACTTGTAcacagctgtagaagaagatggagaacaaccTATGTTTGTGAAAGTTCTTGAAGATGCAAAACGTGCTCTTTGCCCAGGTTCTATTCATTCTAGGTTCTCTTTTCTAGTTAGATTGCTACACATCAAGTCCTTCTACAGGATTAGCAACATAGCAATCAGTGTTATATTGAAGTTATTGGCAAGGTCATTCCCTAATAGTTGTCTTCCAGATTCATATGACAAAGCAAAGACATATCTCAAAGAATTGGGCCTTGGATATGAGTTAATCCATGTTTGTGACAACAATTGTGTGTTGTTTCGGAAGAATCTTGCCAAAGCGAACATTTGCCCAAAATGCAAGGAATCTAGGTGGGTAGATGTTGATGGTGCCAAACGGGTTCCAAAAAAGGTTTTGAGATACTTTCCTCTTATACCTAGGCTAAAGAGGATGTTTGCAAACAAAGCAACATCTGAGGAGACACGGTGGCACAAGGAGAAGAGGGTGGCTGTGGAAAATGAAATGACCCATCCAGCCGATGGTGAAGCCTGGAAAGACTTTGATGATATGTATCCTAGCTTCACTGAAGATGCAAGAAACCTAAGGCTTAGTTTAGCTACAGATGGCTTCAATCCATTCGGGAACATGAACACAAGTTATAGCATGTGGCCTGTACTTGTAAAGGTGTACAATCTACCTCCATGGTCATGCACTGATGCATCCAACTGCATCATGGCATTACTCATCCTAAGACCAAAGTCTCTAGGCAAGGACTTTGAC GAAGGTGTCAGGACTTATGATGCATTAACTGGTTTGAAGTTTGACCTTCGTGCTGCAGTACTATGGTGCATACATGATTATCCAGCTTTGGGTGTATTGTCAGGGCGAATTACTAAAGGTTACTATGCATGTATTTATTGCAATAGAGATCCATTATCAAGGAGTCTTAGGAAAAAGATATGCTACATTGGACACCGTCGCTACCTCCCAAAAACTCacaaatggagaagaagcttggccTTTGATGGACACCGAGAAAACCAGATAGAGCCAGCAAAGTTGACTGTGGATGAAACTTTGGAGGCTCTAGAGAAGGTAAAAGATGTTAGTCCTGGTAAGCCTGAGGGTAGCAAGAAAAGGAAGCGTGGACAGAAGGATCAGGAGCCAAAATTGTTCAGTCGAAAGTCGACCCTATGGAAACTACCTTATTGGAAACACTTGAAGCTGCCACATAATCTTGATGTGATGTATATAGAGAAGAATATATGTGATGCCCTTCTCGGCATAATTCTCCATCTTGATGGCAAGAATAAGGATACAGTTAATGCGAGACTTGATTTGCAGGATATGGGCATACGACCTGAGTTGCATTTAGAACAAGAAGATGGTGATTCAGTTTCAATGCTAGCAGCATGGTATGCCATGGAGAAAGAAGAAAGGACTGCATTTTGTGGATTTATGAAAAGTATTCGATTTCCATATGGGTATGCTTCCAACCTGACAAGATGCATTAGTGCAGATGGTTCGAAGGTGCAGGGCCTCAAAACCCATGATTGCCACATCCTACTCCAAAGAATTTTACCAACCGGTCTCCGGGGATTAGTGCACAAGGACATATATGAAGCAGTTGCTGAGTTGGGTAAATTTTTCCGGGAGCTTTGCAGTAGGAAACTAAAGGTTGATGTTGTGAAACGTCTAAAAGCAGAAATCCCTGTGATACTGTGCAAGCTTGAAAAAATAtttcctcctgctttttttgatgtgATGGTCCACTTGGCTGTCCACCTTCCTGATGAAGCACTGTTAAGAGGCCCTGTCCAATATGGATGGATGTACCCGATCGAACGCCAATTGGGCACTTTGAAGGGGTACATGAGGAATAGAGCTAGACCTGAAGGATCCATCGCTGAGGCGTACATAGCTAATGAGGCATTGACCTTTTGTTCAAGGTACATGGAAGATGTTGTCACTAGATTTAATCGTGATGATGACAAATGGGATCCACCAAATGGTGACCTCTCTGTCTTCCAGCATGGTGTTAAACTCTTGGGAGCCAACAGGGAAACATATCTTGaaaacaaagaatttgacaagCTTTGTTGGTATGTGCTAAACAACTGTGATGAGGTGGAGCCATATttgag CAAGTTTAGAGAAGAGTCAGAGAAAGAGGGTGGCCATGATATTGAGAGTAGGTTAGAAAAGGAATTTCCTGCTTGGTTTAGGAGTCAT ATCAAGATGCTGTGGAAGGATAATCGTGAAGAGGTCAGTGAAGGGCTTTATGCAATATCATGTCGACCTGACCTTAGGGTCAGATTATGGTCATCATGTAGTGTGAATGGTGTTCGATACAACACTATTGACCATGAAAGACAAAGGCAGACACAAAACAGTGGTGTGCTGGCAGAAGGAACACACAATGGAGTGTCGACTGAATTTTATGGTCAGCTCAAGGAGATAGTTCAGTTGAGCTACAACTCCAATTTACAAATGATTCGAACTGTGGTACTTTTTCGGTGCGAGTGGTTCAGTCAAGATGGCAAAGCTAGAAACATTAGAGATGATGGCCATTTTAGATCCATCAATATAGAGAGGTTTTGGTACAAGTCAGACCCATTTATATTAGCAAGTCAATCAACAAAGGTCTTCTATGTGCAGGACACACAATTTGGCGACAATTGGCGTGTTGTCCAAAAATTTGAGCATAGGAGCATGTATGATGTCAATGAAATAGAAGTCAGCACTGTTCACCAAGATGAAACTAGGTCTGATAATGAGCTTGAGGTGCAAGATGATCAAGATGATGGCACCGATGAACCTACACCAGTGCAGCGACGTGTAGATGGACAGAAATCTTCTGTTGTTGGTAACTTACAAGCTCTTATCAATAGAAGAGAAGAAGACATGGCTGAGAAcagtgatgaggatgatgactatGTAGATGACACCATCTTAGAGTATTGTAGTGACAATGATAGGGATCCCATGGAATGTAATGATGATGATTAG